The following are from one region of the Pseudonocardia sp. HH130630-07 genome:
- a CDS encoding amidase family protein has translation MRQTEAALIRGDTATTHHTADKQAPAAAAIEQARRLDPALRAFLSIGLDTGAPPHPGDTAESPLDGLPITVKGERGARLPGVQGLLRAGAVPIGATTVPRGRRGYQTWGYTDRGPTRNPWRSDLSPGGSSAGAAAAVAAGIVPLSCGSDGAGSVRIPAAWCHVIGFKPSTGRAPTSDPTGLAVPGVLVREPALLRPWAAAVLLDWSLHAAMSETPLAAAGWSATLGFAGPHLDPEVAEIAERAAQALCARAGLALSRPGVHLTDPESAWMTLRSSTSSAADRRLAQRTRHDNNNRLAELLQNFDLLMTPTTPGRAHGHDGPGAHLSVALTWGINLSGHPAVSVPAGFTADGCPVGLQIIARPRGDELLLQLLENHVPPAPIAPLAQQAMTNLEP, from the coding sequence ATGCGACAGACTGAGGCAGCACTCATCCGAGGAGACACAGCCACCACACACCACACCGCGGACAAGCAGGCGCCGGCCGCAGCTGCGATCGAGCAGGCGCGGCGCCTGGATCCAGCGCTGCGCGCGTTCCTCTCCATCGGTCTCGACACCGGCGCGCCACCTCATCCAGGCGACACAGCTGAGTCTCCGCTGGACGGTCTACCGATCACGGTCAAGGGCGAACGAGGCGCCCGGCTCCCTGGCGTACAAGGTCTTCTCCGAGCCGGCGCCGTGCCCATCGGGGCCACAACCGTCCCTCGTGGCCGGCGCGGCTACCAGACCTGGGGCTACACCGATCGCGGTCCGACGCGTAACCCGTGGCGCTCGGATCTGTCTCCCGGCGGGTCGTCGGCCGGCGCGGCCGCGGCAGTCGCGGCCGGGATCGTCCCGCTGTCCTGCGGTAGTGACGGGGCCGGGTCGGTCCGGATCCCGGCAGCGTGGTGTCACGTGATCGGCTTCAAGCCGAGCACCGGCCGCGCCCCCACCTCCGACCCGACTGGGCTCGCCGTACCCGGTGTGCTGGTCCGCGAACCCGCCCTACTGCGGCCCTGGGCCGCAGCCGTGCTCCTCGACTGGTCCCTGCATGCAGCGATGTCAGAGACCCCTCTGGCGGCCGCAGGCTGGTCGGCCACCCTCGGTTTCGCGGGGCCGCACCTCGACCCCGAGGTCGCCGAGATTGCCGAGCGGGCAGCTCAGGCCCTGTGCGCCCGCGCCGGCCTGGCCCTGTCCCGACCGGGGGTCCACCTAACCGATCCCGAGAGCGCGTGGATGACTCTGCGCAGCTCCACCTCGAGTGCAGCAGACCGGCGCCTCGCACAGCGAACGCGACACGACAACAACAATCGACTCGCCGAGCTTCTCCAGAACTTCGACCTGTTGATGACGCCCACGACCCCCGGGCGAGCACATGGCCACGACGGTCCCGGCGCACACCTGAGCGTCGCACTCACCTGGGGCATCAACCTCTCCGGGCACCCCGCAGTGAGCGTCCCGGCCGGTTTCACCGCCGACGGCTGCCCGGTCGGTCTGCAGATCATCGCCCGCCCCCGCGGCGACGAGCTGCTGCTGCAGCTCCTCGAGAACCACGTACCGCCGGCCCCGATCGCGCCCCTTGCGCAGCAGGCCATGACGAACCTGGAGCCGTGA
- a CDS encoding helix-turn-helix domain-containing protein, with product MPDAQSSSSPDSLPLSGELLRALREQTGLSQNQARKAAGVGQSSLSRTEAGESRPTPRLVRAVLQVYAQQGVDSLTPKRIDELVEQARALEAERVDARVVLQSGSAHRFQWRIHEAERVARLVRSYHPSVIIGPLQTRRYAGAVFTPDAQLDEQDAAQSVDARMERAQLLADPGRSWQMVQNEQALRWPVGSYGQQAEQLESIARIAAQPNVIFRVLALDTVAPRPAPVSGFHLYDDTQALVGTESGSTLIQDPDLIAMYAQLHAELSELALSEAESLELVRHLADDYRERS from the coding sequence GTGCCCGATGCGCAGTCGAGTAGCTCACCGGACAGCCTCCCGCTGTCCGGTGAGCTACTGCGCGCGCTGCGTGAGCAGACCGGCCTCAGCCAGAACCAAGCACGCAAGGCAGCCGGCGTCGGGCAGTCCTCGCTGTCCCGCACCGAGGCCGGCGAGTCTCGACCGACCCCACGACTGGTGCGCGCGGTGCTGCAGGTTTACGCGCAGCAGGGCGTCGACTCACTAACCCCCAAGCGCATCGACGAGCTCGTCGAGCAGGCACGAGCCCTCGAGGCCGAGCGTGTGGACGCCCGTGTCGTCTTGCAGAGCGGGAGCGCCCACCGGTTCCAGTGGCGCATTCACGAGGCCGAGCGAGTCGCCCGCCTGGTGCGCTCCTACCACCCCTCGGTGATCATCGGCCCGCTGCAGACACGACGCTACGCAGGCGCGGTGTTCACCCCCGACGCACAGCTCGACGAGCAGGACGCGGCTCAGTCCGTCGACGCCCGCATGGAGCGGGCCCAGCTACTCGCCGATCCCGGTCGCTCCTGGCAGATGGTGCAGAATGAACAGGCCCTGCGCTGGCCGGTCGGCAGCTACGGGCAACAGGCCGAGCAGCTGGAAAGCATCGCGCGCATCGCTGCCCAACCGAACGTCATCTTCCGGGTGCTGGCTCTGGACACTGTTGCACCCCGTCCCGCGCCGGTGTCGGGCTTCCACCTCTACGACGACACACAGGCACTCGTCGGCACCGAATCCGGCAGCACCTTGATCCAGGACCCCGACCTCATCGCCATGTACGCGCAGCTGCACGCCGAACTCTCAGAACTCGCTCTGTCCGAAGCCGAGTCACTCGAGCTGGTGCGACACCTGGCGGACGACTACCGAGAACGAAGCTAG
- a CDS encoding DUF6879 family protein → MIDEQQLEAAIDKHFHHAGDRLFRMECLPRYMASEGEESDFQRYLAGADGPDMERKEQWLAILRGEEARGLISYRVRAFSNAMTEYERYEADWCYVHNAAAGEDISVLRAGEHDTPATFIREDFWLVNDALLIPMQYDEHGRFLSADIVTDPDLIAPYLRARDDAHSAAEPFRVWWDRHPELHHRQRAA, encoded by the coding sequence ATGATCGACGAACAGCAACTCGAAGCTGCCATCGACAAGCACTTCCACCACGCCGGGGACCGTCTGTTCCGGATGGAGTGCCTCCCCCGCTACATGGCGAGCGAGGGCGAGGAGAGCGACTTCCAGCGCTACCTCGCCGGGGCTGACGGACCCGACATGGAACGCAAGGAGCAGTGGCTTGCCATCCTGCGGGGCGAAGAGGCCCGCGGGCTGATCTCTTATCGCGTGCGCGCCTTCTCCAACGCCATGACCGAGTACGAGCGGTACGAAGCTGACTGGTGCTACGTCCACAACGCCGCAGCCGGGGAGGACATCTCCGTACTCCGCGCTGGCGAGCACGACACCCCAGCGACGTTCATCCGCGAAGACTTCTGGCTGGTCAATGACGCGCTGCTGATCCCGATGCAGTACGACGAGCACGGCCGCTTTCTGAGCGCCGACATCGTCACCGACCCCGACCTGATCGCGCCGTACCTGCGGGCACGCGACGACGCCCACTCGGCGGCGGAACCGTTTCGCGTGTGGTGGGACCGGCACCCCGAGCTGCACCACCGCCAGAGGGCAGCCTGA
- a CDS encoding type IV secretory system conjugative DNA transfer family protein, protein MRRAVSRVWWWVLLPLARSIVASAVWAGFGERMARALSRGLVQAAAVCCLLLGLVLSCGPAAVATMVGALAAAASALLLWRQALPGVVSVAGLVLGVGLLILPDVMVVVSGAVLTAVGVAVLAIPPGRAAYAHTERARVRTGFGGEGWAGWWDLHRHLSAHAVRLAAAATRPSVTAEVSWPAPGGVLAPGLVERLPVRRCGTWLGRSVVGPVIGTDCYAPHRDVIGLVAPPQTGKTALMGHHILDHDGPLLATSTKPDLYNYCAGKRAQQGPVWLFNPEQLGDQRSSVWWSPVSGCADAQVAAVRAGLMVGGVSTSEDGGDRWDQWSVSVLTALLMAADLSGTDMARVARWVFSPTSDARSGGAGEALQILGRNPGGRVPEGTLDALRQVLATDARKTRDSIFMTLSEAVKFMTDPQVAALVTGSDGGQELDAEQLLAGRGSLFVVGSDRKHASIAPLLAAMTGHLFETAKRVASSRPKGRLDPPLGLFLDEAALITPVPLDRWVADAGGRGIHIEWAVQSPSQLAQRWGAKGGETIWNATNAKVIFGGLSLREDLEKASVLCGDRHEPVPTGDGEERYEKVRVCPVDRVRTIPQWHALLIHRATPATMVRVSPVWERSDLRPPPAIITQAPTSAAVRAAGHAADQVAA, encoded by the coding sequence ATGCGGCGGGCTGTCAGCCGGGTGTGGTGGTGGGTCCTGCTACCGCTGGCCCGGTCGATCGTGGCCTCCGCGGTGTGGGCGGGCTTCGGCGAGCGTATGGCGAGGGCCCTGTCCCGGGGCCTGGTCCAGGCAGCCGCTGTCTGCTGTCTGCTGCTGGGCCTGGTGCTGTCGTGTGGTCCGGCGGCTGTGGCGACCATGGTCGGCGCGCTCGCCGCGGCCGCGTCGGCGCTGCTGCTGTGGCGCCAGGCCCTGCCTGGCGTGGTGTCGGTAGCGGGGCTGGTGCTGGGGGTGGGGCTGCTGATCCTGCCCGATGTGATGGTCGTGGTCAGCGGTGCTGTCCTGACGGCGGTCGGTGTGGCGGTGCTGGCAATCCCGCCCGGCCGGGCGGCGTATGCCCATACCGAGCGGGCCCGGGTGCGGACCGGCTTCGGCGGCGAGGGGTGGGCCGGGTGGTGGGACCTGCATCGGCACCTGTCTGCGCACGCGGTGCGTCTCGCCGCGGCGGCGACCCGCCCCAGCGTCACCGCGGAGGTCAGCTGGCCCGCCCCCGGAGGAGTGCTGGCGCCCGGGCTGGTGGAGCGGCTGCCGGTGCGCCGGTGCGGGACCTGGCTGGGTCGTTCGGTGGTCGGGCCGGTGATCGGTACCGACTGCTACGCGCCGCATCGGGATGTGATCGGGCTGGTGGCCCCGCCCCAGACCGGTAAGACGGCGTTGATGGGTCATCACATCCTCGATCACGACGGCCCGCTGCTGGCGACCTCGACCAAACCTGATCTGTACAACTATTGCGCCGGGAAACGAGCCCAGCAGGGCCCGGTGTGGTTGTTCAACCCCGAGCAGCTCGGCGATCAGAGGTCCTCGGTGTGGTGGTCTCCCGTGTCGGGGTGCGCGGACGCGCAGGTGGCTGCGGTGCGGGCTGGCTTGATGGTCGGTGGTGTGTCGACGAGCGAGGACGGCGGTGATCGCTGGGATCAGTGGTCGGTCAGTGTGCTCACCGCCCTGCTGATGGCCGCGGACCTGTCCGGCACGGATATGGCCAGGGTTGCCCGTTGGGTGTTCTCCCCGACCAGTGACGCACGCAGTGGCGGAGCCGGCGAGGCTCTGCAGATCCTGGGCCGGAATCCCGGCGGACGCGTCCCGGAGGGGACGCTGGATGCTCTGCGTCAGGTTCTGGCGACCGATGCCCGCAAGACCCGCGATTCGATCTTCATGACCTTGTCCGAAGCGGTGAAGTTCATGACCGATCCGCAGGTTGCTGCCCTGGTCACTGGTAGTGATGGTGGTCAGGAGCTCGATGCCGAACAGCTCCTCGCTGGTCGCGGATCGTTGTTCGTGGTCGGTTCGGACCGCAAGCATGCCTCGATCGCGCCGCTGCTGGCGGCGATGACCGGCCACCTGTTCGAGACGGCAAAACGGGTCGCGTCGTCGCGGCCGAAGGGGCGTCTGGATCCGCCGCTGGGGTTGTTCCTCGATGAGGCTGCGTTGATCACTCCGGTGCCGCTGGACCGCTGGGTGGCCGACGCTGGTGGCCGTGGGATCCACATCGAGTGGGCGGTGCAGTCACCGTCTCAGCTCGCCCAGCGTTGGGGTGCCAAGGGTGGCGAGACGATCTGGAACGCCACCAACGCCAAGGTCATTTTCGGGGGGCTGTCGCTGCGTGAGGACTTGGAGAAGGCCTCGGTGCTGTGCGGGGACCGGCACGAGCCGGTGCCCACCGGTGATGGTGAGGAGCGCTACGAGAAGGTGCGGGTGTGTCCGGTCGACCGGGTGCGCACGATCCCGCAGTGGCACGCGCTGCTGATCCATCGCGCGACCCCGGCCACGATGGTGCGGGTCAGCCCGGTGTGGGAACGGTCTGACCTGCGCCCGCCGCCTGCGATCATCACGCAGGCTCCCACGAGCGCTGCTGTTCGTGCCGCCGGGCATGCTGCAGATCAGGTGGCCGCCTAG
- a CDS encoding IS5 family transposase (programmed frameshift): protein MPRTAVLTDAQWARLAPLLPSSEGRRGRPFRDDRRVLEGIIYRYRCGLPWRDVPAEFGPWQTLWKRHRRYSGDGTWDHILAALLIEADAAEVLGWAVSVDSTIIRAHQHAATLKRDTGGRIELHESARRTSRHALGRSRGGLSTKIHQLVDGHGRPLVVLLGPGQGGDSPMFPHLMAHLSIARPGPGRPRTRPERVRADKAYSSRAIRRHLRERRIIAVIPEPSDQQGHRKRRGSRGGRPPAFDPVDYRNRNVVERGFCHVKQWRGLATRYDKLALTFRGGAVLKAIVTWLRALGDTP, encoded by the exons GTGCCGCGTACCGCTGTCCTGACTGATGCCCAGTGGGCCCGTCTGGCGCCGCTGTTGCCCTCCTCCGAGGGTCGTCGCGGGCGCCCGTTCCGCGATGACCGCCGGGTGCTCGAGGGGATCATCTACCGGTATCGGTGCGGGCTTCCCTGGCGCGACGTCCCAGCCGAGTTCGGGCCGTGGCAGACGTTGTGGAAGCGGCACCGCCGCTACAGCGGCGACGGCACCTGGGACCACATCCTGGCTGCTCTTCTGATCGAGGCCGACGCCGCCGAGGTGCTCGGGTGGGCGGTCAGCGTGGACTCCACGATCATCCGTGCCCACCAGCACGCCGCGACCCTCAAGCGCGACACAGGGGGCCGGATCGAACTACACGAATCTGCTCGCCGAACCAGCAGA CACGCGCTGGGACGGTCCCGCGGAGGGCTGTCGACGAAGATCCACCAGCTCGTTGACGGGCACGGCCGCCCGCTGGTGGTCCTCCTCGGCCCCGGCCAGGGCGGCGACTCGCCAATGTTTCCGCACCTGATGGCGCACCTGAGCATCGCCCGACCGGGCCCGGGACGACCCCGGACCCGGCCCGAACGCGTGCGCGCGGACAAGGCCTACTCCTCACGCGCGATCCGCCGGCACCTGCGCGAGCGCCGGATCATCGCTGTCATTCCGGAGCCCTCTGACCAGCAGGGACACCGCAAACGACGCGGCTCACGCGGCGGCCGACCGCCCGCATTCGATCCGGTCGACTACCGAAACCGCAACGTCGTCGAGCGCGGGTTCTGCCACGTCAAGCAGTGGCGCGGGCTGGCCACCCGTTACGACAAGCTCGCCCTGACCTTCCGCGGCGGCGCCGTCCTGAAGGCAATCGTCACCTGGCTCCGCGCATTGGGAGACACACCCTAG
- a CDS encoding site-specific integrase: MSDGLSHERAPAATPAGLLPVTDLDDSPLSAEEIAYGQASKASATIEAYRTDWQEFCDWCAREHHAPAPAPPAAVSGYLTALARAGAKVSTMSRRMAAIRFFHALQDLPDPTSPARVTTVWEGIRRVHGAPPDQAPPLMPPQLFDLVAATATTRDFRTRPSEPDLAGARDRALLLIGFFSALRCSELCALTVDNVLPHDRGRTLVIPSSKTNQRGEQTELVVLPYASHPDACPVRALDAWLQLSGITEGPLLRRVSTGNRPAPTGLHRASVNRRITELAAAAGHAEQGYSPHSLRAGFVTWAHLRGASDREIAAQTRHRSLASVGGYVRVQTAWSSNAATNMGL; the protein is encoded by the coding sequence GTGTCCGACGGTCTGTCCCACGAGCGCGCTCCGGCGGCGACGCCGGCCGGGCTGCTGCCAGTCACCGACCTCGACGACAGTCCGCTCTCAGCCGAAGAGATCGCCTACGGCCAGGCCTCGAAAGCCTCGGCCACCATCGAGGCCTACCGCACCGACTGGCAGGAGTTCTGCGACTGGTGCGCCCGCGAGCACCACGCCCCGGCACCGGCCCCACCGGCCGCGGTCAGCGGGTACCTGACCGCCCTGGCACGGGCCGGCGCGAAGGTCTCCACGATGAGCCGGCGCATGGCCGCGATCCGGTTCTTCCACGCCCTGCAGGACCTGCCCGACCCGACCAGCCCGGCCCGGGTCACCACGGTCTGGGAGGGCATCCGCCGCGTCCATGGCGCCCCACCCGACCAGGCGCCGCCGCTGATGCCCCCACAACTGTTCGACCTCGTCGCAGCCACCGCCACCACCCGCGACTTCCGCACCCGCCCATCCGAGCCCGACCTCGCCGGCGCCCGCGACCGCGCCCTGCTGCTGATCGGGTTCTTCTCCGCGCTGCGCTGCTCCGAACTCTGCGCGCTGACCGTCGACAACGTCCTGCCCCACGACCGCGGCCGGACCCTGGTCATCCCCTCGTCGAAGACCAACCAGCGCGGCGAACAGACCGAGCTCGTCGTCCTGCCCTACGCCAGCCACCCCGACGCCTGCCCCGTGCGCGCCCTCGACGCCTGGCTCCAGCTCTCCGGGATCACCGAGGGCCCGCTGCTGCGCCGGGTCTCCACCGGCAACCGGCCGGCCCCCACCGGGCTTCATCGGGCCTCGGTCAACCGCCGCATCACCGAGCTCGCCGCCGCCGCCGGCCACGCCGAGCAGGGCTACTCCCCGCACTCCCTGCGAGCCGGGTTCGTGACCTGGGCACACCTACGCGGTGCCTCCGACCGCGAGATCGCCGCCCAGACCCGACACCGCTCCCTGGCCTCGGTTGGCGGCTACGTCCGCGTGCAGACCGCATGGAGCTCTAACGCCGCCACCAACATGGGGCTGTAG
- a CDS encoding type II toxin-antitoxin system VapC family toxin, with the protein MTRPDRAAVNESPGPRRPAVLDASAVLAWLRAEPGADVVESYLEAAVISAVNLSEVYQKLAQRGVDADRTLRQLRTLGIGIEPVTATDAVTAATLWPATRTAGLSLGDRCCLALATRLAGPAVTADTAWTQLEVGVTVVPIR; encoded by the coding sequence GTGACCAGGCCGGACCGGGCTGCGGTCAACGAGTCCCCTGGCCCCCGCCGCCCAGCGGTGCTGGACGCCTCCGCGGTGCTGGCCTGGCTGCGCGCCGAGCCCGGCGCCGATGTCGTCGAGAGCTACCTTGAGGCGGCGGTGATCTCGGCGGTGAACCTGTCGGAGGTCTACCAGAAGCTGGCCCAGCGCGGCGTCGACGCCGACCGCACCCTGCGCCAGCTGCGCACCCTGGGGATCGGCATCGAACCGGTCACCGCCACCGACGCCGTCACCGCCGCGACCCTGTGGCCGGCCACCCGCACCGCCGGACTCTCCCTCGGCGACCGGTGCTGCCTGGCCCTGGCCACCCGCCTCGCCGGCCCGGCGGTCACCGCCGACACCGCCTGGACACAGCTCGAGGTCGGGGTGACGGTCGTACCCATCCGGTAG
- a CDS encoding AbrB/MazE/SpoVT family DNA-binding domain-containing protein, which yields MSDQVDDAGRAEVVVNRDGRILIPAQVRRDLGLAAGSTLLLSVEDGRVVMESRAQLVARMRREIAAEWQGDPQDSAADELIAERRAEAATEDTSS from the coding sequence ATGTCGGATCAGGTGGACGATGCGGGACGTGCCGAGGTTGTCGTCAATCGGGACGGCCGGATCCTGATCCCCGCGCAGGTTCGTCGTGATCTGGGGTTGGCTGCCGGTTCGACGCTGTTGCTGTCGGTCGAGGACGGCCGGGTGGTGATGGAGTCTCGGGCGCAGCTGGTCGCGCGGATGCGCCGGGAGATCGCCGCGGAGTGGCAGGGCGACCCGCAGGACTCGGCCGCCGACGAGCTGATCGCCGAGCGCCGGGCCGAGGCCGCGACCGAGGACACCTCCTCGTGA
- a CDS encoding YegP family protein — MASKFEVYKDRAGKFRFRLKAGNGEVVASGEAYETKAGAHKGCEAVQRAAADATIVDVDS, encoded by the coding sequence ATGGCGAGCAAGTTCGAGGTCTACAAGGACCGTGCCGGGAAGTTCCGGTTCCGGCTCAAGGCCGGCAACGGCGAGGTCGTGGCCTCCGGCGAGGCATATGAGACTAAGGCCGGCGCGCACAAGGGCTGCGAGGCCGTCCAACGCGCTGCCGCCGACGCCACGATCGTCGACGTCGACTCCTGA
- a CDS encoding acyl-CoA carboxylase subunit beta → MTRTTTPPAAAAATPADPGTASERLQRFLDPGVADFLGCPNNSGVVSALGAVGGVPVVAYATDAAYQGGAMGKAGCRRIVDAVEAGLRLRRPVIGLWHSGGARLAEGVEALDSVGRVFAAMVRASGRIPQISVVLGPAAGGAAYGPALTDLVVIAPAGRIFVTGPGVVRSVTGERVDAHELGGPDTHALRSGVVHHVADGEPGALAAARRITGYLGQPGSFGPLTGRDSATDPASVLPANRRRAYDVRPLVIALLDAPATDGHGFEELQERYAPNIVIGFGRLGGRSVGVVANNPLRLGGCLDSASAEKAARFVRLCDSAGVPLVVLVDVPGYLPGIGQEWEGVVRRGAKLLHAFADAAVPRVTVVTRKAFGGAYIAMNSRALGATAVFAWPGAEIAVMNARAAVGVLHRRELAATPDDEREQLHDRLADEHERTAGGVDRALDLGVVDEVIAPATTRERLIEALAAAPRRTGRNRNIPL, encoded by the coding sequence ATGACGCGAACGACGACCCCGCCCGCGGCGGCCGCCGCCACGCCCGCCGACCCCGGGACCGCCTCTGAACGTCTACAGAGGTTCCTCGACCCGGGGGTTGCTGACTTCTTGGGATGTCCGAACAACTCAGGCGTTGTGAGTGCGCTCGGAGCCGTAGGCGGTGTACCGGTCGTCGCCTACGCGACAGACGCTGCATATCAAGGGGGCGCGATGGGAAAGGCCGGGTGCCGTCGGATCGTCGACGCCGTCGAAGCCGGCCTGCGCCTGCGCCGCCCTGTCATTGGGCTCTGGCACTCCGGCGGGGCACGTCTAGCGGAGGGAGTGGAGGCGCTCGACTCGGTCGGCCGGGTGTTTGCGGCGATGGTTCGCGCGTCCGGCCGGATTCCCCAGATCTCGGTGGTGCTGGGACCCGCAGCCGGCGGCGCCGCGTACGGTCCCGCACTGACCGACCTGGTCGTGATAGCACCGGCCGGGCGGATCTTCGTGACCGGTCCAGGCGTCGTGCGGTCGGTCACGGGCGAGCGGGTCGACGCCCACGAGCTCGGTGGTCCGGACACACACGCTCTGCGCTCCGGGGTGGTGCATCACGTAGCCGACGGCGAGCCTGGGGCTCTGGCCGCGGCCCGTCGCATCACCGGCTACCTCGGGCAGCCGGGTAGTTTCGGCCCGCTCACGGGCCGCGACAGCGCAACGGATCCGGCATCTGTGCTGCCCGCCAACCGCCGTCGGGCTTACGACGTGCGGCCGCTCGTGATCGCCCTCCTGGATGCACCGGCCACGGATGGGCATGGTTTCGAGGAGCTGCAGGAACGCTACGCGCCGAACATCGTGATCGGGTTCGGGCGGCTCGGCGGCCGGAGCGTCGGCGTCGTCGCGAACAACCCTCTGCGCCTGGGCGGATGTCTGGACTCGGCGTCGGCCGAGAAGGCTGCCCGCTTCGTGCGTCTATGCGACTCGGCAGGGGTACCGCTGGTCGTACTGGTCGACGTGCCCGGTTACCTGCCCGGGATCGGACAGGAGTGGGAGGGTGTCGTGCGCCGCGGTGCGAAGCTGCTGCACGCGTTCGCCGACGCTGCTGTGCCCCGGGTGACAGTGGTAACGCGCAAAGCCTTCGGTGGCGCCTACATCGCGATGAACTCGCGCGCTCTCGGCGCGACCGCGGTGTTCGCCTGGCCGGGCGCCGAGATCGCCGTGATGAACGCACGGGCGGCAGTCGGCGTGCTGCACCGCCGTGAATTGGCCGCCACGCCGGATGACGAACGCGAGCAGCTACACGACCGGCTCGCCGACGAACACGAACGTACGGCCGGTGGCGTCGACCGCGCGCTCGATCTCGGCGTGGTGGATGAGGTGATTGCCCCGGCCACGACGCGTGAGCGGCTGATCGAGGCGCTCGCGGCAGCGCCGCGCAGGACCGGACGCAACCGCAACATCCCTTTGTGA
- a CDS encoding HAL/PAL/TAL family ammonia-lyase, which translates to MTQFRGHQSCSAVIDPRRIGVDGVSLTLRDVVDVARRGAVAELSSPGVADRAAASRQVLTDLVEQGRPVYGVTTGFGDSVRRQIAGRCTAELQRNLIGFLGCGTGKTLPIDVARAVVMVRANSLARGHSGVRPALLEALLDLLNSGVTPIIPEEGSVGASGDLVPLSYVAAVLTGQREADLDGRRIPAAMALEAAGLEPFELAAKEGLSLVNGTAFMTALGTLVAADARRLLLLAEVNTALTTEVLRGITGPFAPFLHDVAKPHPGQVASARAIRGLLAGSGLAVTYEDVVDRAGTSDTGYRVLAEQIQEQYSLRCAPQFLGVLRDALEWVERWLVIEVNSANDNPLVDSATGAVVSGGNFAGGHVGLAMDTLKTAVASVLDLLDRQLELVVDEKFNNGLTPNLVRPVLHDDPQAGLHHGFKGVQLACSSLTADALSRCVPVTVFSRSTECHNQDKVSMGATAARQARDVVEIGERAVVLHLLALCQAADLRGPQLLGRTRAVYDRVRAVSRTVDADRALDKDVAAVLGLLRDDSLLEGVG; encoded by the coding sequence ATGACCCAGTTCCGCGGGCACCAGTCATGCTCGGCCGTTATCGATCCGCGCCGGATCGGCGTCGATGGCGTGTCACTGACCCTGCGTGACGTGGTCGATGTCGCCCGCAGAGGCGCCGTCGCCGAGCTTTCGTCACCGGGTGTCGCGGATCGTGCGGCCGCGAGCAGACAGGTGCTCACCGACCTCGTCGAGCAGGGCCGTCCGGTCTATGGGGTGACCACTGGCTTCGGCGACTCGGTCCGGCGTCAGATCGCGGGACGCTGCACGGCCGAGCTTCAGCGGAACCTGATCGGGTTTCTCGGCTGCGGCACTGGCAAGACCCTTCCCATCGACGTCGCGCGGGCGGTGGTGATGGTCCGGGCGAACAGTCTGGCGCGTGGCCACTCCGGAGTGCGTCCCGCGCTGCTGGAGGCACTGTTGGACCTGCTCAACAGCGGCGTCACGCCGATTATTCCGGAGGAGGGGTCGGTCGGTGCCAGCGGCGATCTGGTGCCCCTGTCCTACGTCGCTGCTGTGCTCACCGGCCAGCGGGAGGCTGACTTGGACGGGCGAAGAATCCCAGCGGCCATGGCGCTGGAGGCAGCCGGCCTCGAGCCCTTCGAGCTGGCGGCAAAGGAGGGGTTGAGCCTGGTCAACGGCACGGCGTTCATGACCGCGCTGGGGACGCTCGTCGCGGCGGACGCTCGTCGTCTGCTTTTGCTCGCTGAGGTCAACACCGCTCTGACCACCGAGGTGCTGCGCGGCATCACCGGACCGTTCGCGCCCTTCCTGCACGACGTCGCCAAGCCGCACCCGGGCCAGGTCGCGTCGGCCCGCGCGATCCGAGGCCTGTTGGCCGGTAGCGGTCTCGCTGTCACTTACGAGGACGTCGTGGACCGGGCTGGGACGAGCGATACCGGCTACCGCGTGCTGGCCGAACAGATCCAGGAGCAGTACTCGCTGCGTTGCGCGCCGCAGTTCCTCGGCGTCCTGCGCGACGCGCTCGAGTGGGTCGAGCGCTGGCTGGTCATCGAGGTCAACTCGGCGAACGACAACCCACTGGTAGACAGTGCCACCGGCGCAGTGGTCAGCGGTGGCAACTTCGCGGGCGGCCACGTCGGCCTGGCGATGGACACGTTAAAGACCGCCGTAGCGAGCGTCCTGGACCTGCTCGACCGACAGCTCGAGCTCGTCGTCGACGAGAAGTTCAACAACGGCCTAACGCCCAACCTCGTGCGGCCGGTTCTGCACGACGACCCGCAGGCGGGACTGCATCATGGCTTCAAGGGCGTCCAGCTGGCCTGCTCGTCACTCACCGCTGACGCGCTCAGCCGCTGCGTGCCGGTGACGGTGTTCTCTCGCTCCACCGAATGCCACAATCAGGACAAGGTGTCGATGGGGGCGACGGCTGCGCGACAGGCCCGCGACGTCGTCGAGATCGGTGAGCGGGCGGTGGTCCTGCACCTCCTGGCCCTGTGCCAGGCCGCTGACCTGCGGGGACCCCAACTTCTGGGGCGGACCCGTGCGGTGTACGACCGGGTCCGGGCTGTGAGCCGGACGGTCGATGCGGATCGGGCGCTCGACAAAGACGTCGCCGCGGTGCTAGGGCTGTTGCGTGATGACTCCCTGCTGGAGGGCGTCGGGTGA